A single window of Marinobacter sp. LA51 DNA harbors:
- a CDS encoding GNAT family N-acetyltransferase/peptidase C39 family protein: MTDLLLRQATTADLDALVRLENLSFDEDRISRRSFRRFLEVPRDRLIVATLAGELVGYALVLMNAATRLARIYSIAVAPSARGRGAGEKLIRAAEQEAVEAGRIVMRLEVREDNQSAIGLYERLGYRQFGTYRDYYEDHGNALRFERRILFYEPSGNFPEVPYYPQTTDFSCGPAALIMAMAALDEGQSLSTLEELKLWREATTIFMLAGHGGCGPHGLALSAWNRGFHASAWISKEGALFKDTVRNEDKKRVLELVHEGFLHDIGQTEIELRHDPLTLDGMERALHQGRIPVILISTWQLNRSRVPHWVTVCAIDDQFVYLHDPEIDVEAGETVADKQYLPIDRRIFDKMSRYGSLQPLQAAVIVGPKREP; this comes from the coding sequence ATGACCGACCTCCTGCTCCGACAGGCCACGACTGCCGACCTGGATGCGCTTGTCCGTCTCGAGAACCTGAGCTTCGATGAAGACAGGATTTCCCGTCGCAGTTTTCGCCGTTTTCTCGAGGTGCCCAGAGACCGACTAATCGTCGCGACTCTGGCCGGCGAACTCGTGGGCTATGCCCTGGTGCTGATGAATGCAGCCACCCGGTTGGCCCGCATCTATTCCATTGCTGTTGCCCCTTCAGCCCGGGGCCGCGGTGCCGGAGAAAAACTGATTCGGGCGGCGGAACAGGAAGCGGTCGAAGCCGGCCGTATTGTGATGCGCCTGGAAGTTCGTGAGGACAACCAGTCTGCCATCGGTCTCTACGAGCGCCTGGGCTATCGCCAGTTTGGCACATACCGTGACTATTACGAGGATCACGGTAACGCGCTGCGCTTTGAACGACGCATTCTGTTTTACGAACCCTCCGGGAATTTCCCGGAAGTACCCTACTACCCTCAAACCACAGATTTTTCCTGTGGTCCGGCAGCCCTGATCATGGCCATGGCTGCGCTGGACGAAGGCCAGTCCCTCAGCACCCTTGAGGAATTAAAGCTCTGGCGCGAGGCCACCACCATCTTCATGCTCGCGGGCCACGGCGGCTGTGGCCCCCATGGTCTGGCGCTGTCTGCCTGGAACCGTGGCTTTCATGCCAGCGCGTGGATCAGTAAAGAAGGCGCCCTGTTCAAGGACACGGTGCGGAACGAGGACAAGAAACGAGTACTGGAGTTGGTGCACGAGGGTTTTCTGCACGACATCGGCCAGACCGAGATAGAACTGCGTCATGACCCGCTAACACTTGATGGAATGGAGCGGGCACTTCACCAGGGTCGCATCCCGGTTATTCTGATCAGCACCTGGCAATTGAACCGCAGCCGGGTGCCACATTGGGTAACCGTGTGTGCCATCGACGATCAGTTCGTCTACCTGCACGATCCGGAAATTGACGTCGAGGCAGGGGAAACCGTGGCCGACAAGCAATACCTGCCCATCGACCGCCGAATATTCGACAAGATGTCTCGCTACGGCAGCCTGCAGCCGCTTCAAGCCGCAGTCATTGTCGGCCCGAAACGAGAGCCCTGA
- a CDS encoding RimK family protein, with the protein MSRLLIVVDRAKDWSPYYPSEDVLTFDQYLQFTTPANSRVRVINLCQSAKYLSRGYYCSLLAEARGHHVVPSVMTLNDLSRKGLFSLELEELDSSVLEWLEASGSAIDPSKDERHATHEVRIRTYFGQVEHPELKPVARALFERFPCPILEVVFKRRKGWQIESMKPAAPADLEEREQDVFAAALDRFSSMVWRKPRARRRYRFDLAVLVNPDEEMPPSDKVALTRFEKAGRKLGINVEQITRRDYMRLPEYDGLFIRETTAIDHHTYRFARKAEAEGMVVIDDPVSILRCTNKVFLADLLKNNKVPTPKTLILSKDQKQAVEQVMDELGFPVVIKIPDGAFSRGVTKAEDEESLRAGLKELFKQSALVLAQEYLYTDYDWRIGVLGGRAIYACKYMMVKGHWQIYQHGESTSESGDFETMPTYEVPRNVIQAALSATKLIGNGLYGVDIKQSGNRVAVIEVNDNPSIDAGVEDRFLGGELYTLIMQEFLSRMEANRRR; encoded by the coding sequence ATGTCTCGATTGTTGATTGTGGTGGACCGCGCGAAAGACTGGTCTCCGTATTACCCCAGTGAAGACGTACTGACGTTTGATCAGTACCTGCAGTTTACGACACCGGCCAACAGCCGGGTGCGGGTGATCAACCTTTGCCAAAGCGCCAAGTACCTCAGTCGTGGCTATTATTGCTCCCTGTTGGCGGAAGCCCGTGGTCACCATGTGGTGCCTTCGGTGATGACGCTGAACGACCTGAGCCGAAAGGGCCTGTTCTCACTTGAGCTGGAAGAGCTGGATAGTAGCGTCCTGGAATGGCTGGAAGCCTCGGGCTCGGCCATTGATCCGTCCAAGGATGAACGCCATGCTACCCACGAGGTGCGTATTCGGACCTATTTTGGTCAGGTCGAGCATCCGGAATTGAAGCCGGTGGCCCGGGCGCTGTTTGAGCGTTTCCCCTGTCCGATTCTCGAGGTGGTGTTCAAGCGTCGCAAAGGCTGGCAGATTGAATCCATGAAGCCGGCAGCTCCGGCTGATCTGGAAGAACGCGAGCAGGATGTGTTTGCCGCCGCCCTGGACCGTTTCAGCAGCATGGTTTGGCGCAAGCCTCGGGCTCGTCGCCGTTACCGCTTTGATCTGGCGGTGCTGGTGAATCCGGACGAGGAAATGCCGCCCAGTGACAAGGTGGCTCTTACACGATTCGAGAAAGCCGGCCGCAAGCTGGGTATCAACGTTGAGCAGATAACCCGGCGCGATTACATGCGCCTGCCGGAATACGACGGTCTGTTTATTCGGGAAACCACCGCCATTGACCATCATACCTACCGTTTTGCCCGTAAGGCCGAAGCCGAGGGGATGGTGGTGATTGATGATCCGGTGTCCATCCTTCGCTGCACCAACAAGGTTTTTTTGGCTGACCTGTTGAAGAACAACAAGGTGCCTACGCCCAAGACCCTGATTCTGTCGAAAGACCAGAAGCAGGCCGTGGAGCAGGTGATGGATGAGCTGGGCTTCCCGGTGGTTATCAAGATACCGGACGGTGCCTTTTCCCGGGGTGTGACCAAGGCGGAAGATGAGGAATCACTGCGTGCGGGCCTGAAGGAGCTGTTCAAGCAGTCGGCTCTGGTGCTGGCCCAGGAATACCTGTACACCGATTACGATTGGCGTATCGGAGTGCTCGGTGGCCGTGCCATCTATGCGTGCAAATACATGATGGTAAAAGGCCATTGGCAGATTTATCAGCATGGCGAATCGACTAGCGAAAGTGGTGACTTCGAGACCATGCCCACCTATGAGGTCCCGCGCAATGTGATCCAGGCAGCCCTGAGCGCCACCAAGCTGATTGGCAATGGGCTCTATGGTGTCGATATCAAACAGTCGGGCAATCGCGTGGCGGTCATCGAAGTTAACGATAACCCCAGTATCGATGCCGGGGTAGAGGATCGGTTCCTGGGGGGCGAACTCTACACCCTGA